A portion of the Deinococcus peraridilitoris DSM 19664 genome contains these proteins:
- the cobT gene encoding nicotinate-nucleotide--dimethylbenzimidazole phosphoribosyltransferase: protein MSDLEARFHDLLSQIVPVDSAAAERARARQDQLTKPPGALGALEDLSVRLAAVFGSERPTPERAAVIVCAGDHGVTDEGVSAFPASVTPAMVANFLMDTPSGPGGAAVNALSRSIGARVYVLDVGVNAALPESPRLIAAKVRSGTRNLRREAAMTREETLQAVFAGVRAAEQAIADGADLLVAGEMGIGNTTPAAAVTARLLALDPADVTGRGTGVDNAQLDHKITVIRDALARQASAPTDPLGVLADLGGLELAAMLGVMLAGARARRAVILDGFVEGAAALIAVQLQARVRDYLFPAGLCAERGHGAQLAYLGFSPLFDLSLRLGEGTGGVLAVPLFRAAAASLREMLTFQEAGLLGD, encoded by the coding sequence ATGAGCGACCTCGAAGCGCGTTTCCACGACCTCCTTTCCCAGATCGTGCCGGTGGATTCGGCCGCCGCTGAGCGCGCCCGCGCCCGGCAGGACCAGCTCACCAAACCTCCTGGCGCGCTTGGGGCGCTCGAGGATCTGTCCGTGCGGCTGGCAGCTGTTTTTGGCAGCGAGCGGCCCACGCCCGAGCGCGCCGCGGTGATCGTCTGCGCCGGCGATCACGGCGTCACCGACGAGGGCGTCAGCGCGTTTCCGGCCAGCGTGACTCCCGCGATGGTCGCCAACTTTCTGATGGACACCCCCAGCGGTCCGGGAGGCGCCGCGGTGAACGCCTTGTCGCGCAGTATCGGCGCGCGGGTATACGTGCTTGACGTGGGCGTGAACGCCGCGCTGCCCGAATCGCCGCGCCTGATCGCTGCCAAGGTGCGCTCCGGCACACGAAACCTGCGCCGGGAAGCCGCGATGACGCGCGAGGAGACTCTGCAGGCCGTCTTTGCGGGCGTGCGGGCCGCCGAACAAGCGATCGCGGACGGCGCCGACCTGCTGGTGGCCGGTGAAATGGGCATCGGCAACACCACGCCCGCTGCCGCCGTGACGGCGCGTCTGCTGGCGCTCGATCCGGCCGACGTCACGGGGCGGGGCACCGGCGTGGACAACGCACAGCTCGACCACAAGATCACGGTGATCCGCGACGCGCTGGCCCGTCAGGCGAGCGCGCCGACTGACCCGCTGGGCGTGCTCGCCGACCTGGGCGGACTGGAGCTGGCCGCCATGCTGGGCGTCATGCTTGCTGGAGCGCGCGCCCGCAGGGCCGTAATTCTCGATGGGTTTGTCGAGGGCGCTGCCGCCCTCATCGCGGTACAACTGCAGGCGCGCGTGCGTGATTACCTGTTTCCGGCGGGTCTGTGCGCCGAGCGTGGACACGGCGCGCAACTCGCTTATCTGGGCTTCTCACCGCTCTTTGACCTGTCGCTCCGGCTGGGCGAGGGCACGGGCGGCGTGCTGGCCGTACCGCTGTTTCGCGCCGCCGCCGCGTCCCTGCGCGAGATGCTGACCTTTCAGGAAGCCGGCCTGCTGGGGGACTGA
- the otsB gene encoding trehalose-phosphatase — protein MTLPEALVRLADWPLLILCDYDGTLAPIVARPEDARPEEGARAALQRLLHHPRHEVAVITGRSVAAAQGFLNTSDLTVIGLHGMEWPGEPPPRADREALSQISRQLQPLIDREGVFANLPGLRLEDKGWTMAVHYRNAPAELHAAIEDFLTGVNLPPGWETVEGKKVHEFRPGGFGKGRAALTLARRFPEHHPVFLGDDVTDEEAFAAVLALDGTAVKVGEGETLAPHRLDSPAWAVALLEHWAGQEA, from the coding sequence ATGACCCTGCCGGAAGCGCTCGTTCGTCTGGCAGACTGGCCGCTGCTGATTCTGTGCGATTACGACGGCACGCTGGCGCCCATCGTCGCCCGCCCGGAGGACGCCCGGCCCGAGGAGGGCGCCCGAGCAGCCCTGCAACGGCTGCTGCATCACCCCCGCCATGAGGTGGCCGTCATCACTGGGCGCAGTGTGGCGGCAGCTCAGGGATTTCTGAATACGTCTGACCTGACCGTGATCGGCCTGCACGGCATGGAATGGCCCGGCGAGCCCCCCCCGAGGGCTGACCGGGAGGCGCTGAGCCAGATCAGCCGTCAGCTGCAGCCGCTGATCGACCGTGAGGGTGTGTTCGCCAACCTGCCCGGTTTGCGCCTGGAGGACAAGGGCTGGACGATGGCGGTGCATTACCGCAATGCCCCAGCAGAACTTCACGCGGCCATCGAGGACTTCCTGACCGGCGTAAATCTGCCCCCAGGCTGGGAAACGGTCGAGGGCAAGAAAGTGCACGAGTTTCGCCCGGGCGGTTTCGGCAAGGGCCGCGCGGCCCTCACGTTGGCACGGCGCTTTCCAGAACACCACCCGGTATTTCTGGGTGACGATGTCACGGACGAGGAGGCGTTTGCTGCGGTGCTGGCGTTGGATGGCACGGCCGTCAAGGTCGGCGAGGGCGAAACGCTCGCGCCGCATCGCCTGGACAGTCCGGCCTGGGCGGTAGCGCTGCTGGAGCATTGGGCCGGTCAAGAGGCCTGA
- a CDS encoding response regulator, with product MAAHRILLVEDNELDIELAQLVFQERGLDGQVAVARDGQEALDYLRRRGVFESRPEGHPALVLLDLNMPRVSGFQVLSSVKNDPDLRHVPIVVFSTSKVDRTACEELGADDYVPKPSSFEAFLSTMQDLTNTWLDHLSA from the coding sequence ATGGCAGCGCACCGTATCTTGTTGGTCGAGGACAACGAACTGGACATCGAACTCGCCCAGCTGGTGTTTCAGGAGCGCGGTCTCGACGGGCAGGTGGCCGTCGCCCGTGACGGTCAGGAGGCGCTCGATTACCTGCGCCGTCGGGGAGTCTTCGAGTCCCGTCCCGAAGGCCATCCTGCGCTGGTGCTGCTCGACCTCAACATGCCGCGGGTCAGCGGCTTTCAGGTGCTGAGCTCGGTCAAAAATGATCCCGACCTGCGGCACGTGCCCATCGTGGTGTTCTCGACTTCCAAGGTCGACCGCACCGCGTGCGAGGAGCTGGGCGCCGATGACTACGTTCCCAAACCCAGCAGTTTCGAAGCTTTTCTCTCGACGATGCAGGATCTGACCAACACGTGGCTTGATCACCTGAGCGCCTGA
- a CDS encoding alpha,alpha-trehalose-phosphate synthase (UDP-forming), with the protein MTLGLIVISNREPYAPRKSESGDIQWVPSIGGLTAALDPALQHAGGTWIAWGEEHPHIGSVELPTERPRYRLERLKLSEAEVRDFYYGFSNRALWPMSHYFIGRARYLRSSWSAYQAVNRRFAQAAVQRYQEGDLIWVHDYQLALVPKMIREALPNARIGFFWHIPWPSSEVFRTLPWDREVLEGMLGADLIGMHTEDYVRHFRSGCAIALGAETTPQGVRHAGRLSRVVSRPIGIETEVFESIASSPEVEAASERIRQGLQTMMLLGVDRLDYTKGIPERLEAFDAFLDAYPDFKRQVTMVQVAVPSRERVESYRQLRVQVEGLVGRINGKHAESGWSPIHYIYRGLSREELIAHYRAADVMLVTPLRDGLNLVAKEFVASSRDGALILSKFAGASSEMPEAIHVNPYDHDGLAQQLMQAMRMPLDEKKARLHQLRSRLKQSNLRAWSENFLSELAAT; encoded by the coding sequence GTACCATCGATTGGTGGACTGACCGCTGCCCTCGATCCGGCCCTGCAGCACGCCGGGGGCACCTGGATTGCCTGGGGCGAGGAACACCCCCACATTGGCAGCGTGGAGCTGCCCACCGAACGTCCACGGTACCGACTGGAACGCCTCAAGCTCAGCGAAGCCGAGGTCCGTGATTTTTACTACGGCTTCTCGAACCGGGCCCTGTGGCCCATGAGTCACTACTTCATCGGGCGCGCGCGTTACCTGCGCTCCTCCTGGAGCGCCTATCAGGCCGTCAACCGCCGTTTCGCACAAGCGGCGGTGCAGCGCTATCAGGAAGGCGACCTGATCTGGGTGCACGACTACCAGCTGGCGCTGGTCCCGAAGATGATTCGCGAGGCGCTGCCAAACGCCAGGATCGGCTTTTTCTGGCACATTCCGTGGCCGTCCTCCGAAGTCTTCCGGACCCTGCCCTGGGACCGTGAGGTGCTGGAGGGCATGCTGGGCGCCGACCTGATCGGCATGCACACCGAGGACTACGTGCGTCACTTCCGCTCGGGCTGCGCAATCGCACTGGGCGCCGAGACCACGCCGCAAGGCGTGCGTCATGCCGGGCGGCTCTCGCGGGTGGTGTCCCGTCCCATCGGCATCGAGACCGAGGTGTTCGAGTCCATTGCCAGTTCGCCCGAGGTAGAAGCGGCTTCAGAGCGTATCCGGCAGGGGCTGCAGACCATGATGCTGCTCGGGGTGGACCGCCTCGACTACACCAAGGGCATTCCCGAGCGTCTGGAAGCCTTCGACGCGTTCCTGGACGCCTACCCCGATTTCAAGCGGCAAGTGACCATGGTGCAGGTGGCCGTACCCAGCCGCGAGCGCGTCGAGTCCTACCGGCAGCTGCGCGTTCAGGTGGAAGGACTGGTAGGGCGCATCAACGGCAAACACGCCGAGAGTGGCTGGTCGCCGATTCACTACATCTACCGGGGCCTGTCGCGCGAAGAGCTGATCGCGCATTACCGCGCGGCCGACGTCATGCTGGTCACGCCGTTGCGCGACGGCCTGAACCTCGTCGCCAAGGAGTTCGTGGCGAGCTCACGCGACGGCGCGCTGATTCTGTCGAAGTTCGCCGGCGCATCGTCCGAGATGCCCGAGGCCATCCACGTCAATCCGTACGACCACGACGGCCTGGCGCAGCAATTGATGCAGGCCATGCGCATGCCGCTCGACGAAAAGAAGGCGCGCCTGCATCAGCTGCGTTCGCGTCTGAAGCAAAGCAACCTGCGCGCCTGGAGCGAAAATTTTCTTTCGGAGCTGGCGGCCACATGA